A genome region from Gadus macrocephalus chromosome 15, ASM3116895v1 includes the following:
- the il22ra2 gene encoding interleukin-22 receptor subunit alpha-2 isoform X1: MALCGFLSPGSRVYTAVSLMLGVLVSGNPPSRLTAQGSLASPMDPRFDSVDYKNVFRWSAPNNATLTYSVQWKIYGDSQWVQVKGCQGIQSLQCDLSRVTSDSREWYYARVHASSTLLASRSAWALSRRFSPSWDTKISPPTLNLTMTAQGLGVRLIPPPALVRKLHKKLCCRVLLRHSSGEEDRIEMKSCKKELVLDYLRAGTEYCLRAQCVVCLRGKSSAPTPSLCITTLQHAAASLFSPSDPDP; the protein is encoded by the exons ATGGCTCTCTGTGGCTTCCTGAGTCCCGGCTCCAGGGTCTACACCGCCGTCTCTCTGATGCTCGGGGTGCTGGTCTCGGGGAACCCCCCTAGCCGGCTCACAGCACAGG GGTCGTTGGCCTCCCCGATGGACCCGAGGTTTGACTCTGTGGACTACAAGAACGTCTTCCGCTGGAGCGCACCAAACAACGCCACGCTCACCTACTCAGTCCAGTGGAAGAT CTATGGGGACTCCCAGTGGGTGCAGGTGAAGGGCTGTCAGGGGATCCAGAGTCTCCAGTGTGACCTGAGCAGGGTGACCTCCGACTCCAGGGAGTGGTACTATGCCCGGGTGcacgcctcctccaccctcctggccAGCCGCTCAGCCTGGGCACTCTCGCGCCGCTTCAGCCCGAGCTGGGACA CAAAAATCAGCCCGCCAACATTAAACCTGACGATGACAGCACAGGGCCTTGGGGTCCGCCTGATCCCTCCTCCTGCCCTGGTGAGGAAGCTGCACAAGAAGCTCTGCTGCAGAGTCCTTCTCCGACACAGCAGCGGCGAGGAG GACAGGATTGAGATGAAGTCTTGTAAGAAGGAGCTGGTCCTGGACTACCTGAGAGCAGGCACCGAGTACTGCCTCCGGGCCCAGTGTGTGGTCTGTCTGCGGGGCAAGAGCAGTGCCCCCACGCCCTCCTTATGCATCACTACTCTGCAACATGCAGCCGCCAG CCTCTTCTCTCCTTCAGATCCTGATCCCTAG
- the il22ra2 gene encoding interleukin-22 receptor subunit alpha-2 isoform X2, with protein MALCGFLSPGSRVYTAVSLMLGVLVSGNPPSRLTAQGSLASPMDPRFDSVDYKNVFRWSAPNNATLTYSVQWKIYGDSQWVQVKGCQGIQSLQCDLSRVTSDSREWYYARVHASSTLLASRSAWALSRRFSPSWDTKISPPTLNLTMTAQGLGVRLIPPPALVRKLHKKLCCRVLLRHSSGEEDRIEMKSCKKELVLDYLRAGTEYCLRAQCVVCLRGKSSAPTPSLCITTLQHAAARS; from the exons ATGGCTCTCTGTGGCTTCCTGAGTCCCGGCTCCAGGGTCTACACCGCCGTCTCTCTGATGCTCGGGGTGCTGGTCTCGGGGAACCCCCCTAGCCGGCTCACAGCACAGG GGTCGTTGGCCTCCCCGATGGACCCGAGGTTTGACTCTGTGGACTACAAGAACGTCTTCCGCTGGAGCGCACCAAACAACGCCACGCTCACCTACTCAGTCCAGTGGAAGAT CTATGGGGACTCCCAGTGGGTGCAGGTGAAGGGCTGTCAGGGGATCCAGAGTCTCCAGTGTGACCTGAGCAGGGTGACCTCCGACTCCAGGGAGTGGTACTATGCCCGGGTGcacgcctcctccaccctcctggccAGCCGCTCAGCCTGGGCACTCTCGCGCCGCTTCAGCCCGAGCTGGGACA CAAAAATCAGCCCGCCAACATTAAACCTGACGATGACAGCACAGGGCCTTGGGGTCCGCCTGATCCCTCCTCCTGCCCTGGTGAGGAAGCTGCACAAGAAGCTCTGCTGCAGAGTCCTTCTCCGACACAGCAGCGGCGAGGAG GACAGGATTGAGATGAAGTCTTGTAAGAAGGAGCTGGTCCTGGACTACCTGAGAGCAGGCACCGAGTACTGCCTCCGGGCCCAGTGTGTGGTCTGTCTGCGGGGCAAGAGCAGTGCCCCCACGCCCTCCTTATGCATCACTACTCTGCAACATGCAGCCGCCAG ATCCTGA
- the ifngr1l gene encoding interferon gamma receptor 1-like isoform X1: MCYVKMALSMECKTCIFLFSLLLRPGSAFVPSATNISLDCHNFINILRWDYSDHATLKPNFEVTVEMLESAPKLIRVDYPSLQCDLSAFSNPDSDYRVTVTAVVGLNESLPAPPDGLTFSYFRSSPSEQLCSLDLPPVNVTFQPGVGITISFSHPAVLYGQRRLNKPKSKFNYEVAVTGDQKNYSGKCKMDVCEKTIPAGLQQDCVRINGDWNKITVLSTQDYCARAGPAPAPAYQGLFIGLGVCFVVALLILAFAFICKRVRASSQTPFALSFPEMQDHSHSPLIQDQNLSPVSPGAFYKGDRLTITAVDQNGIGSVQSVITAAEMEPERPRPAGKPAVANGSVPLAPRLKPAAEASGMDPARNDPGVAARAAGQGDPRMQPQVGDDPGGAAGAPGPLPLYADVDEGDLGGEPPDESLNDSGYEQRVRVELTPGDTVDAYLG; the protein is encoded by the exons ATGTGTTATGTAAAAATGGCTTTGAGTATGGAATGTAAAACGTGTATATTCCTCTTTTCATTGTTGCTACGTCCCGGATCTGCTTTTG TGCCGTCGGCCACCAACATTTCCCTGGACTGTCACAATTTTATAAACATCCTCCGCTGGGACTACAGCGACCATGCCACTCTGAAGCCCAACTTCGAAGTGACCGTCGAAATGCTAGAAAG CGCGCCAAAGCTGATCCGGGTGGACTACCCAAGCCTCCAGTGCGACCTCTCCGCCTTCAGCAATCCCGACAGCGACTACAGAGTCACGGTGACGGCCGTGGTGGGGCTGAACGAGAGTCTCCCGGCTCCGCCGGACGGTTTGACCTTCAGCTACTTCAGAAGCTCTCCGTCGGAGCAGCTAT GTTCATTGGACCTTCCGCCCGTCAACGTCACTTTCCAACCGGGTGTTGGAATCACGATCAGTTTCAGCCATCCTGCTGTGTTGTACGGCCAGAGGCGGTTGAACAAGCCAAAGTCCAAATTCAATTACGAAGTGGCAGTGACCGGCGACCAG aagaaTTACAGCGGCAAATGCAAGATGGACGTGTGTGAGAAGACCATCCCAGCAGGGCTCCAGCAGGACTGTGTGAGGATCAACGGCGACTGGAACAAAATAACCGTCCTAAGCACCCAGGACTACTGCGCCCGGGCCGGCCCCGCCCCAGCCCCCG CTTACCAGGGTCTGTTCATCGGGCTTGGGGTATGTTTCGTCGTAGCACTCCTAATCCTTGCGTTTGCTTTCATCTGCAAGAGAGTCAGAGCCTCCTCCCAAACACCTTTCGCTCTG TCCTTCCCTGAGATGCAGGACCATAGCCACAGCCCGCTCATCCAAGATCAAAATCTGTCTCCGGTGTCCCCTGGGGCCTTTTACAAGGGGGACCGCCTCACGATCACTGCAGTAGACCAGAACGGGATTGGATCCGTGCAAAGCGTCATCACTGCAGCGGAGATGGAGCCCGAGCGGCCCCGCCCCGCCGGGAAGCCGGCGGTGGCCAACGGGAGCGTGCCGTTGGCCCCCAGGTTGAAGCCAGCAGCAGAGGCTTCCGGGATGGACCCCGCCAGGAATGACCCAGGGGTGGCCGCCCGTGCCGCGGGGCAGGGTGACCCGAGAATGCAGCCCCAGGTGGGGGATGACCCAGGAGGGGCAGCAGGCGCCCCGGGGCCCCTCCCGCTGTACGCAGACGTGGACGAGGGCGACCTGGGAGGGGAGCCTCCCGATGAGTCCCTGAACGATTCGGGTTACGAACAACGCGTGAGGGTGGAGCTCACTCCTGGGGATACTGTCGATGCCTACCTTGGTTGA
- the ifngr1l gene encoding interferon gamma receptor 1-like isoform X2 — protein sequence MCYVKMALSMECKTCIFLFSLLLRPGSAFVPSATNISLDCHNFINILRWDYSDHATLKPNFEVTVEMLESAPKLIRVDYPSLQCDLSAFSNPDSDYRVTVTAVVGLNESLPAPPDGLTFSYFRSSPSEQLCSLDLPPVNVTFQPGVGITISFSHPAVLYGQRRLNKPKSKFNYEVAVTGDQNYSGKCKMDVCEKTIPAGLQQDCVRINGDWNKITVLSTQDYCARAGPAPAPAYQGLFIGLGVCFVVALLILAFAFICKRVRASSQTPFALSFPEMQDHSHSPLIQDQNLSPVSPGAFYKGDRLTITAVDQNGIGSVQSVITAAEMEPERPRPAGKPAVANGSVPLAPRLKPAAEASGMDPARNDPGVAARAAGQGDPRMQPQVGDDPGGAAGAPGPLPLYADVDEGDLGGEPPDESLNDSGYEQRVRVELTPGDTVDAYLG from the exons ATGTGTTATGTAAAAATGGCTTTGAGTATGGAATGTAAAACGTGTATATTCCTCTTTTCATTGTTGCTACGTCCCGGATCTGCTTTTG TGCCGTCGGCCACCAACATTTCCCTGGACTGTCACAATTTTATAAACATCCTCCGCTGGGACTACAGCGACCATGCCACTCTGAAGCCCAACTTCGAAGTGACCGTCGAAATGCTAGAAAG CGCGCCAAAGCTGATCCGGGTGGACTACCCAAGCCTCCAGTGCGACCTCTCCGCCTTCAGCAATCCCGACAGCGACTACAGAGTCACGGTGACGGCCGTGGTGGGGCTGAACGAGAGTCTCCCGGCTCCGCCGGACGGTTTGACCTTCAGCTACTTCAGAAGCTCTCCGTCGGAGCAGCTAT GTTCATTGGACCTTCCGCCCGTCAACGTCACTTTCCAACCGGGTGTTGGAATCACGATCAGTTTCAGCCATCCTGCTGTGTTGTACGGCCAGAGGCGGTTGAACAAGCCAAAGTCCAAATTCAATTACGAAGTGGCAGTGACCGGCGACCAG aaTTACAGCGGCAAATGCAAGATGGACGTGTGTGAGAAGACCATCCCAGCAGGGCTCCAGCAGGACTGTGTGAGGATCAACGGCGACTGGAACAAAATAACCGTCCTAAGCACCCAGGACTACTGCGCCCGGGCCGGCCCCGCCCCAGCCCCCG CTTACCAGGGTCTGTTCATCGGGCTTGGGGTATGTTTCGTCGTAGCACTCCTAATCCTTGCGTTTGCTTTCATCTGCAAGAGAGTCAGAGCCTCCTCCCAAACACCTTTCGCTCTG TCCTTCCCTGAGATGCAGGACCATAGCCACAGCCCGCTCATCCAAGATCAAAATCTGTCTCCGGTGTCCCCTGGGGCCTTTTACAAGGGGGACCGCCTCACGATCACTGCAGTAGACCAGAACGGGATTGGATCCGTGCAAAGCGTCATCACTGCAGCGGAGATGGAGCCCGAGCGGCCCCGCCCCGCCGGGAAGCCGGCGGTGGCCAACGGGAGCGTGCCGTTGGCCCCCAGGTTGAAGCCAGCAGCAGAGGCTTCCGGGATGGACCCCGCCAGGAATGACCCAGGGGTGGCCGCCCGTGCCGCGGGGCAGGGTGACCCGAGAATGCAGCCCCAGGTGGGGGATGACCCAGGAGGGGCAGCAGGCGCCCCGGGGCCCCTCCCGCTGTACGCAGACGTGGACGAGGGCGACCTGGGAGGGGAGCCTCCCGATGAGTCCCTGAACGATTCGGGTTACGAACAACGCGTGAGGGTGGAGCTCACTCCTGGGGATACTGTCGATGCCTACCTTGGTTGA
- the olig3 gene encoding LOW QUALITY PROTEIN: oligodendrocyte transcription factor 3 (The sequence of the model RefSeq protein was modified relative to this genomic sequence to represent the inferred CDS: inserted 3 bases in 2 codons; deleted 2 bases in 1 codon) has translation MHSDSSSSSRASSPDMDGMFLQHHHHHLMGSVSSSTQSSELRHKLAEMXSSTCPRAPATAAAKYKLKKQVTEQEIQQLRLKINGRERKRMHDLNLAMDGLREVMPYAHGPSVRKLSKIATLLLARNYILMLNSSLXEMKRLVGEIYGGHHSAFHCGTVTHAPPGGGVGHPGSGGPAHPVVHHPLLGGALSSSTTSTLSGALPGLTSIRTPHSLMKSGPAPPALQLGTGFQHWAGLPCPCPICQVPPPPPPPHLPIPSAGLTRLSGGDGKDERMK, from the exons ATGCACTCGGACTCCAGCTCGAGCAGCAGAGCCTCGTCCCCGGACATGGACGGCATGTTcctgcagcaccaccaccaccacctcatggGCTCCGTTTCCTCGTCCACGCAGAGCAGCGAGCTACGGCACAAGCTGGCCGAGAT GAGCAGCACCTGTCCTCGCGCTCCGGCGACCGCGGCCGCCAAGTACAAGCTGAAGAAGCAGGTGACGGAGCAGGAGATCCAGCAGCTCCGCCTTAAGATCAACGGGCGCGAGAGGAAGCGCATGCACGACCTCAACCTG GCCATGGACGGCCTGCGCGAGGTGATGCCCTACGCGCACGGGCCCTCGGTGCGCAAGCTGTCCAAGATCGCCACGCTGCTGCTGGCGCGGAACTACATCCTGATGCTCAACAGCTCCC ACGAGATGAAGCGGCTCGTTGGGGAGATTTACGGCGGGCATCACTCGGCCTTCCACTGCGGGACCGTGACGCACGCGCCCCCCGGCGGCGGTGTGGGACACCCGGGCAGCGGCGGCCCTGCGCACCCGGTGGTGCATCACCCGCTCCTCGGGGGCGCGCTGTCCTCGAGCACGACGTCCACTTTGTCGGGCGCGCTGCCGGGACTCACGTCGATCCGGACGCCCCACTCCCTGATGAAGAGCGGCCCCGCACCCCCGGCTCTGCAACTGGGCACGGGCTTCCAACACTGGGCCGGGCTACCCTGTCCGTGCCCCATCTGCCAAGTgcctcccccgcctccaccccctcacctccccatCCCCTCCGCCGGGCTCACGAGACTCTCCGGCGGGGACGGCAAAGACGAGCGGATGAAGTGA